The genomic region GCAACGACTATAAGCAACTGAAGGATCTGGTCGATGAAAAGGTTAAGGCCATCATCTGCTTGGGAAAGGACAATGCCAAGATCATCAAGGCCTTCAAGAAGCTGGTGCCTGTCATACATGAGACCACATCTGCCTTGGAAGCCGTGAAATTGAGCAGCCTTATCGCTAAGAAAGGGGATACTGTGCTACTCTCTCCCTGCTGTGCCAGTTTCGACCTTTTCGAGAGCTACGAGGAGCGAGGAAGGATGTTCAAGCGGGCCGTACGATCCCTTTGATCTGATTCACTAAAAAACACACAACGCCATGATCAATACCAAATTCGATAAAGAGACCATCCAGGACCTGACAGACCGGCTGCTCGATGCGAGGAACAGCAATCTGAAAATGGTGTTGGACATAGAGCATAGGCTCGAGCATACCGCCACTATACAAGGCGTGGAGATAATCAACGATTCAAAGAGCACTTCGATGACCGCTACGCATTACAGTCTGAACTGTATGCAATCCCCGGTCATCTGGTTGCTTTCTTGTGTCGCGGCCGAGTCCGATCTGTCAGCACTGCGGGATATCGTAGAGGAGAAAGTGAGTGCCATTCTCTACCTAGGCCAAGAGGACTCTTCACTGGTCGAGGACTTCATTCAACAAGTGGATGTTATTCAATGTTGTGACACCATGGTCGAACTCATGGATGAGGCATTGAAATTAGCCGATGCCGGAGATACTATCCTGTTCTCTCCAGCGACTGCGGTCAGCGAACAGTTCGAAAGCTACAGACACAGAGGGGAAGAGTTCAAGCGCGCGGTCCAAACTATGATCGACTAAAACCTACAACCATGGGCAGATCCTTCACCATCCACAAAGGCAAGAAGAGCCAAGTAGAGAACTTCATGCATGCCAGAGCTCGAATGCTCGATGAGCTGAAATCTGCACAACATCGATTGGAAGAGGTGGAGGAGATCGATTCGGTGATGTTCGTCAATGACTCCAGTGCGACCAGTGTCATGGCCACCTTGGATTCGATACGTTGTATCTCCGACCCCTTGGTCTGGATACTCTGCGCTACTCCCTACGACAGGGATTTCATCCTCTTGAGCAAGATCGTCCGGCATAAGGTCAAAGCCATTATCGTGTGTGGCTTTGAAGCCCAGGATATCAAGTCGACCCTGTCCAGTGGCGTGGACAATTTCATCGTGGTCGAGGATCTGGAGGAAGCTGTGCTAGAAGCCAAGGGAATCGCTCAAGTAGGAGATGTCGTACTATTCTCACCCAGTGCGCCCGTGGGTAGATCCTATAATGATATCAATGAGCGAGGTGAGGATTTCAAGGAAAAGGTATCTCTACTCAGAGGTAGACTTTAAAGCATGAAGGAGCACCTGTTCAAATACCTGGAAGGGGATCGTATCATCTGGATCATCGCCATGATCTTTGCCCTGGTGTCGATCCTGGCGGTCTATAGCTCCATTTCTTCTCTAGCACATAAGTTCCAAGAAGGAAATACCTTCTACTTCCTTCTGAAACATGGTCTCATGCTGGTAACAGGATTCGGGATCATGTATGGCGTACACAAGATCCCGCATCGATATCTTTTCCGACTATCTCAGGTCCTGGTATGGGTGGCCGGTATCTTGCTGCTCTACACCCTTTTGTTCGGTGCGGAGATCAACCAGTCCAAGCGTTGGATCACCATACCCTTCACCAATCAGAGCTTCCAGACCTCTGACCTGGCCAAGATCGTACTCGTGGTCTATGTCGCTCGACTGCTCAGTCAGAAACGGAATCAACTCTCTGATCTACGTCAAGGTGTGCTCCCTATCATGGTGCCCATCATGATCATCGTCTTCCTCATCCTCCCGGCCAACTTCTCTACGGCATTCCTACTACTGAGTACCTGTCTGGTCATGATGTTCTTAGCGGGCGTGCGTATCGCACACCTGCTTTCATTGATCGCTGTGGGCATAGCAGGCTTCTTTCTGTTCCTAGCAGTGGGCTCGGTGGTACCCGGTTTGGATAAGCGTGTTGATACTTGGAAGAGTCGTATGTCATCTTTCATGCCCTCTGATGCTGAAGAGAAAGTATGGGATCAGGAGACAGGTACATTCATAGTCAAGGAGAATACTTCTGGCTCTGAGATGGACCTTCAAAGGAATTATCAGGTGGAGATGGCCAAGATCGCCATCCACCGCGGGGGTATTCTCCCCAACGGTCCCGGAAAAGGCACATCGAGGAACTACATGCCGCATCCCTATTCGGATATGATCTATGCATTCATCATAGAGGAATACGGAAGCCTACTAGGCGGTCTCGGATTGCTGATGTTGTACATCATCCTGCTCTTCCGGATACTGCGTATCGCGCGGGACAGCCACAAGAATTTCAGTATGTATCTCGCAGCAGGTCTGGGATTCCTTTTGGTATTCCAAGCACTGGCCAACATGGCCGTGGCCGTGAATCTCATTCCAGTGACCGGCCAGCCCTTACCGCTGGTCAGTATGGGTGGAACCTCGCTATGGTTCACCTGTCTGGCATTGGGAATCATTCTCAGCATCAGTAGAGAAAACCAACTCCCTCCGTCATCTAAAAACAGGAACAGAGCCATTGCCTAGATTCATCATCAGCGGAGGAGGTACCGGAGGACACATATTTCCAGCAATAGCAATCGCCAATGCACTCAAAGAGCGGGATCCGCAGAATGAGATCCTCTTCGTAGGTGCTGAGGGGCGTATGGAGATGCAGCGTATTCCGGATGCAGGCTACGAGATCATCGGCTTGGATATCGTGGGTATCCAGCGTAGGCTGACCTGGAAGAATCTCCTCGTGCCCTTCAAATTGATCAAAAGCCTTCTCAAAGCGCGCAAGGTCATCAAGAAATTCAATCCGGATGTGGCTATAGGTGTGGGAGGATATGCCTCAGGCCCATTGCTGAGAGTTGCCTCTTGGATGGGAATACCCACACTGATCCAAGAGCAGAATAGTTACCCGGGGATCACCAACCGATTGCTCGCCAAAAAAGCCCATTCCATCTGTGTGGCCTATGCAGGTATGGACCGATTCTTCGATGGTTCCAAGGTCAAGCTCACCGGCAATCCGGTGCGTAGCTCGCTGATCGGCATCGATGACCGCAAAGGGGAAGCTCTCGAATATTTCAAACTTCGTTCAGAACACCCTGTAGTGCTCATCATCGGAGGAAGCTTGGGTGCGCGTAGTATCAACCATGCCATCAGCAAGGCTGCAGATGAATATTGCCAAGCTGGCATACAGGTCCTCTGGCAGACCGGTAAGATCTACTATGAGGAGATGGTGGAAAAGCTCTCTGAAGAATCTGGAGAATGGATTCACCCGGTGCGATTCATCGACCGTATGGATCTTGCGTACGCTGCGGCTGATGTCGTGGTTTCCAGAGCTGGAGCGCTCTCCATCTCAGAGCTTTGTCTGGTGGGAAAGGCCGTGATACTTGTTCCTTCTCCCAATGTGTCTGAAGATCATCAGACCAAGAATGCCCAAGCACTGGTAGATAATGCTGCAGCTGAGTTGGTCAAGGATCATGAGGTCACCCCAAAGCTCTTGGAGCTGACTAAGGATCTCGTGGAGAATGAACCGAAGCGCAAGGCATTGGCAAGCAGTATCCTTCGTCACGCAAGACCTCAGGCTACGCAGGATATCGTCTCAGAGGTATATCGGATCATCAGCTCATGAGTAGCGTGGCTAGATATTTCTTCATCGGTATCGGTGGAATCGGCATGAGTGCACTGGCTCGATATCTCAAAGCTAATGGAGCGCTCGTAGGGGGATATGACCGCACGGCCACTCCTCTGACCCGAGCCCTGGAAGCGCAAGGAATGGCCATCATATATGCTGATCATTCTGAGTCCATTCCTCAGCAGTTCAGAAGCCCGGGCGATGACCTCCTGGTCATTCGCACGCCTGCTGTGCCCTTGCATGCTGCGCTTATTCAACATTACACGGCACTGGGAGTTCCAATGAAGAAACGGGCCGAACTCCTCGCTGATGTGGCTTCAACGCATCGCACCCTTGCCGTAGCAGGGACGCATGGCAAGACCACTACATCCAGCATCCTCGGTCATATCCTACATAGGTCACAGGTCGGTGCTACTGCATTTGTAGGGGGATTGATGACAGGTCACGAGAGCAATATCCTTATCGATACCGAAAGTGACTGGATGGTCCTCGAGGCGGATGAATTCGACCGCTCTTTCCACCATCTCGATCCCTGGGGAGCAATCATCACATCTATCGACCCGGATCACTTGGACATTTACGGGGATTCGGATACGTTCACCAAAGCCTTCGACTCTTTTGCCAGTAAGGTCAGAGGGCCACTTATTCTTGAAGAACACGTACAACTCCCATCTTCACATGAACGAACTCTCCGATATGGGATCGGCAAAGGGGATTATCGAGCTGAGGGTATAGAGGTGCGCGATGAAAGGTTCACTTTTGACATCCATGGACCAAGAATCCACTGGAAAGACCTTTCTATTCAATTACCCGGCAGACACAACATAGCCAATACCGTGGCAGCTGTGGCCATGGCCCATCAAGTGGGGCTTTCTGAAGAGGAGATTCGCTCAGGGATCGATTCCTACCAAGGGGTTAGAAGAAGATTCCAATTCATCATCGATAGGGAGGATCTCACATACATCGATGACTATGCCCACCACCCGAGTGAGATCAGTGCATGCATCTCAGCCGCAAGGGAATTGTATCCAGAAAGCAAGCTTACAGTCGCATTCCAACCCCATCTATACTCCCGTACCAGGGATTTCATGACAGGATTTGCAGAGAGTCTTTCTCAAGCAGACGAGATCATCCTCATACCTATTTACCCTGCCCGTGAAGAACCCATAGAGGGGGTGGATTCTGAAGCCCTCTTGGATGCTATCAGCATAACGAACAAAGTGCTGTGTGTAAAAGAGGACCTACCTACCGCCATTGCGGGTCGGGAATTAGAAGTTTTGTTAACACTGGGCGCAGGGGACATCGACCAAGAGATTCCCCGCATCAAAGAACTATTGACCAAAGGCAAGAACCCTACGGATCCGTGAGATCATTGAAGCACATAATCGTATTCTGTACCTGCACACTTTTAGCAGGCCTGCTGCTGGGATTCGCTGTGGATCGGAGCGCAGATGCACGATGCGAGGGATATGAGGTCCATCTCCTAGGAGATCCTGCATTGCGATTCGTCACGCCTGAGAGCTTGAGTGCATTTGTACATGAACATGGACATACCATCGAAGGGAGATACATGCGTGAGATAGACACCTATGGAATCGAGTCCGACCTGCTTACCATACCATTCATAGAGAATGCTACGGTCTATAAGACCATCGATCGTAAAGTGGAGATAGCAGTCAGCCAGCGCGTCCCTGTCATGAGACTCTTCTACACGGATGGCACGAGTTGCTATGTCGATGATACAGGAAGGATGATGGAATTGTGCGAGACATTCTCCTACAAATGCATGCCGGTCACAGGACTTGATCGCTCCTCAGGGACCGATGCGGAGAACGATCAACTGGATAAACACTTGAAACATCTCTGGAGTTTGGCGCTCTATGTCCGCCAAAACGACTTCTGGAATGCACAGATACTCCAAGTGGATATCGATCCAGAGAAAGGAGCGGTGCTTATACCCAGAGTGGGAAATCATCAGATCATTTTAGGAGAGGTCCAGGACTATATGGCCAAGCTGGACAAATTGAAGGAGTTCTATGACCAAGGAATTGATCAAACGAATTGGAATATCTATCGCAGTCTGGACCTCAGGTATGAGGGTCAGGTCATAGGAGTAAAACGTTGAGTAGAGAAGCTATGGAATCGAATGAACTAATAGTAGGATTGGATATCGGTACCACCAAGATCGCATGTATGGTGGGTCGTAAGAATGAGCATGGAAAGCTCGAGATACTCGGACTGGGCAGGGCGGAATCCATAGGCGTGAAACGCGGGGTGGTGTCCAACATCGAACAGACCGTACAATCCATCCGCCAAGCGGTGGAAGAGGCCGAATTGAGTGCCGGTGTAAGCATCAGTCACGTCAATGTAGGGATTGCAGGTCAGCACATACGCAGCCTTCAGCATCGCGGTATGATCACCCGTCATGAGTACGAGAATGAGATAGCAGAAGTGGATCTGGACATGCTCGAGAAGGACATGTACAAACTCATGATGCAACCCGGGGAAGAGATCATCACAGTCATTCCTCAGGAATATATCGTGGATAATGAGCAAGGCATCAAGGATCCCATAGGCATGTCCGGTGTACGATTGGAAGGCAATTTCCACATCATTACCGGTCAGCTTACAGCCATCAAGAATATTCACCGCTGTGTACACAAGGCAGACCTGACTGTCACAGGCCTCACCTTGGAGCCATTGGCAAGTGCGGCAGCCGTTCTGAGTGAGGAGGAGAAAGAGGCCGGGGTGGTACTCGTGGACATCGGTGGTGGTACTACGGATCTTGCCATTTTCCAAGATGGAATCATCCGACATACTGCGGTGATCCCATTCGGTGGTAACGTCATCACCGAAGACATCAAGGCAGGATGTACCATCATGAAGAAACAGGCCGAAGCGCTGAAAGTCAAATTCGGCTCTGCACTCCCACAAGAGAGTCAGAACAATGATATCATCTGCATCCCAGGATTCAGGAACCGACAGCCCAAGGAGATCTCCATGCGCAATCTGGCCCACATCATCCATGCCCGCATGGAGGAGATCATCGATCATATCTACTATGAGATATCCAATAGCGGATACGAGAGACAGCTCATCGCTGGGCTCGTGGTGACTGGGGGAGGTTCCCAGCTCAAGCATCTACAGCAGCTCTTCGAGTATGTCACCGGGATGGATGCACGGGTAGGTTATCCCAATGAGCATCTGGCCAACTCCAATGATCACACGGTCACCAGTCCCATGTACGCCACAGGTGTCGGATTGGTCATCAAAGGCTTTGAGCAGCTGGAGAAAGATGCCCGCAAGGGAATCACCTACGAACATAGCCGCAAGGACAAAGGCAATGTATTACAGAATTTCTTCAATCGGGTAAGCTCATACCTGAATGAGGACCATGAATAGCATAGAAGCACTAGCACACTTTAAAACAGAGATCCCATGTCATTAGAATTCAATATTCCCAAAGAGCGATCATCCATTCTCAAGGTCATCGGAGTCGGTGGAGGTGGAAGCAATGCCGTCAACCACATGTATCTGCAAGGAATCAAAGGCGTTGACTTCATCGTCTGCAATACCGATCAGCAGGCACTCGACATAAGTCCGGTTCCCTTCAAGGTACAGATCGGACAGACTCTCACCGGAGGACGAGGAGCAGGAGCCCAGCCAGAGGTCGGCCGCAACGCGGCTGTCGAGTCTATCGATGAGCTGAAGGATATCCTGGCCGATAATACCACCATGGTATTCATCACTGCTGGTATGGGAGGAGGTACCGGAACAGGAGCCGCACCGGTCATCGCTCAAACGGCCAAGGAAATGGGAATCCTCACCGTGGGTATCGTTACGATTCCTTTCGGCTTTGAAGGTCCACGAAGGAAGAACCTGGCCGAGGAGGGACTCGAGAATCTGAGGAATTCAGTGGACACCTTGCTGGTCATCAAGAACGATAAACTCCGCGAATTGCATGGTAATCTCTCTGTGACCAATGCCTTCCATGAGTCAGACAACATCCTTACGACAGCGGCCAAGGGAATAGCCGAGGTGATCAGCAGTATCGGGTATATAAATGTTGATATGAACGATGTCAATACCGTGATGAAGGACAGTGGGGTGGCCATTATGGGGTCGGCCACAGCTGATGGTGAAGGACGAGCCGAGAAAGCCGTCATGAAGGCACTGGAGTCTCCCTTGCTCAATGACAACAATATCAAGGGCGCCAGACATGTATTGCTCAATATCACCTTCGGTACACAGGATATCACCATGGACGAACTGGATGAGATCACCCACTTCATCCAAGCTGAAGCCGGTGACACGGCCGAAGTCATCATGGGATACGGTCAAGATGACCGATTGGGCGAAGAGATCAGCGTGACGGTCATCGCCACCGGATTCGAAGGCAATGAGCCACATTCAGGATTTGACAAGGAGCCTGAGAAGACCTACCGAGAATTGGATGAGGATGTGCCTACCATCATCACAGCTCCTATAGAAGGCGAAGAGATCACTCGACCATTGACCAATCCACTGGGAATGGATTCACAAGTCCCTGAAGATGTACCCTTGCCATCACAAGAGGACGAGCAACCTTTTCTCAAAGACGCTTCAGAGGAAGACCTGGCCGACAAGCCCTTGCAGCAGGATCTGGGATTTGATTTCGCAGAGATCTCCGGAACCAGAAGAACAGAAGAGCCACAAGCTGAACAGCAAGAAGCACCAGAGGCCGAGAAGAAGAACTACTTCGACCTTTTCGAAGATGAGAAGAGTATAGAAGAAGAGATGCCTCAGCAAGAAACGACCCTCTCTGAAAAAACAGTGGAAATGGAGGATGAGGTATTCGAGGAGCGCATCAGTCTGGATGAGCATCGCAAACGAGTCGAGGAGCGCATGGAGAGGATCAAGGAGCACGGCATGAAACTGCGGACCCCCAGCGGTCTGAGTGAACTCGAGTCAGAGCCGGCATACAAGCGCAAGAACATGAAGCTGGATGATGTTCCTCATTCATCAGAGAGCAACATGAGCAAGTACACACTCACCGATAAGGATACCGAAGGGATCACTTTGAGCAAGAACAATCCGTTCTTGGATAAGAATGTGGATTGAAGATGAGCATCGTAGATCAGATCAATGCGGATATCAAGTCGGCCATGTTGGCCAAGGAGAGGGATAAGCTCGATGCCCTCAGGGCGGTGAAGTCGGCCTTGCTTCTTGAAGCCACCAAGGGTTCCGATAGCGAAGTGAGCGATGAAGTGGCTACCAAGGTGATGATGAAGCTCCAGAAGCAGAGACTGGATGCTGCAGCGATCTACAAGGAGCAAGGACGCGATGACCTGCTGGAGGATGAGATGAAACAGGCAGAGGTGATCGCATCATACCTGCCCGAGCCAATGAGCGAAGATGAGGTTGAGGCTGAAGTGCGCAAAATCATTGCAGAAGTAGGAGCCACATCCATGGCCGATATGGGAAAGGTAATGGGCAAGGCGACCGCGGCTCTCTCCGGTAAGGCAGATGGCAAGGTCATCAGTGGTATCGTACGTAAGATATTGAACTAGTTTTGGTTAGCTTCTGGCCCCTCGCTTCTCTGTTCATGAGAAGGAGGGGCTTTTTCTATGCATGAGTATCTCCTTGGACATAGTGGAATGGACGGCCGTCCTACTTAACATCACCTATGTGGTGCTTGCTTGGTATCAGAAAAAGGCGTGTTGGATATTCGGTGGACTTGGCTCTGCCTTGAGCGTCTATTATTTCCAACATGATGCCATTCGCCTCTACTCTGAAGCGGGTCTCTATCTCTTCTACGTCTTTGTAGCGATATATGGCTGGTGGGTCTGGAATCGGCCGGATGCTCGACCTATTCACGAGCTGGAAATCAAAACCCATCTCAGCATCATCCTAGCTGGATTCCTCCTGGCTACCTTGCTCTCGTCTATCACTTCCAACTACACGGATGCAGCCAGACCCTTTGCAGATTCACTCAGCACGGTGTTCGGGATCTTGGCCACCTTCTTGACCATCCGTAAGGTGCTCAGCAATTGGATCTACTGGATCATCATCGACATCTTCTCCATCTGGCTCTACATATCCAGAGAATCCGAAGTGTATGCACTACAGATGTTCCTTTTCGCCATCTTAGCGCTCATCGGTTATCTGCAATGGAGAAAGGAGTATCGAATACAGGACAACGCATAGCGATCCTTGGGCCTGAATCTTCAGGCAAGACCTGGTTCGGTCATCAACTAGCAGAGTCTACAGGAGGTACATACGTAGCTGAGTTTGCCAGAGAATACCTGGAGGATCTCGATCGCCCCTATACCCTCAAAGACCTTGTCCATATTGCTGACGAACAATTTCGCAGGAATACTCAGTTATCTGAGGGTCCTCTCATATGCGACACAGAGATGATCACCATCTCCATTTGGGCGCAAGAGAAGTTCGATGAGGTTCCCTTACAGGTCCAAGAACTACTTCATGAGCAGTC from Flavobacteriales bacterium harbors:
- a CDS encoding UDP-N-acetylmuramate--L-alanine ligase yields the protein MSSVARYFFIGIGGIGMSALARYLKANGALVGGYDRTATPLTRALEAQGMAIIYADHSESIPQQFRSPGDDLLVIRTPAVPLHAALIQHYTALGVPMKKRAELLADVASTHRTLAVAGTHGKTTTSSILGHILHRSQVGATAFVGGLMTGHESNILIDTESDWMVLEADEFDRSFHHLDPWGAIITSIDPDHLDIYGDSDTFTKAFDSFASKVRGPLILEEHVQLPSSHERTLRYGIGKGDYRAEGIEVRDERFTFDIHGPRIHWKDLSIQLPGRHNIANTVAAVAMAHQVGLSEEEIRSGIDSYQGVRRRFQFIIDREDLTYIDDYAHHPSEISACISAARELYPESKLTVAFQPHLYSRTRDFMTGFAESLSQADEIILIPIYPAREEPIEGVDSEALLDAISITNKVLCVKEDLPTAIAGRELEVLLTLGAGDIDQEIPRIKELLTKGKNPTDP
- the ftsA gene encoding cell division protein FtsA yields the protein MESNELIVGLDIGTTKIACMVGRKNEHGKLEILGLGRAESIGVKRGVVSNIEQTVQSIRQAVEEAELSAGVSISHVNVGIAGQHIRSLQHRGMITRHEYENEIAEVDLDMLEKDMYKLMMQPGEEIITVIPQEYIVDNEQGIKDPIGMSGVRLEGNFHIITGQLTAIKNIHRCVHKADLTVTGLTLEPLASAAAVLSEEEKEAGVVLVDIGGGTTDLAIFQDGIIRHTAVIPFGGNVITEDIKAGCTIMKKQAEALKVKFGSALPQESQNNDIICIPGFRNRQPKEISMRNLAHIIHARMEEIIDHIYYEISNSGYERQLIAGLVVTGGGSQLKHLQQLFEYVTGMDARVGYPNEHLANSNDHTVTSPMYATGVGLVIKGFEQLEKDARKGITYEHSRKDKGNVLQNFFNRVSSYLNEDHE
- a CDS encoding ATP-binding protein, with the protein product MEKGVSNTGQRIAILGPESSGKTWFGHQLAESTGGTYVAEFAREYLEDLDRPYTLKDLVHIADEQFRRNTQLSEGPLICDTEMITISIWAQEKFDEVPLQVQELLHEQSFDRYLLFAPDIPWSYDPLRENPSDRERLYGLYKGVLNKLGLEATVIKGTFSEREDWVEHVSSQLR
- the murG gene encoding undecaprenyldiphospho-muramoylpentapeptide beta-N-acetylglucosaminyltransferase, which produces MISGGGTGGHIFPAIAIANALKERDPQNEILFVGAEGRMEMQRIPDAGYEIIGLDIVGIQRRLTWKNLLVPFKLIKSLLKARKVIKKFNPDVAIGVGGYASGPLLRVASWMGIPTLIQEQNSYPGITNRLLAKKAHSICVAYAGMDRFFDGSKVKLTGNPVRSSLIGIDDRKGEALEYFKLRSEHPVVLIIGGSLGARSINHAISKAADEYCQAGIQVLWQTGKIYYEEMVEKLSEESGEWIHPVRFIDRMDLAYAAADVVVSRAGALSISELCLVGKAVILVPSPNVSEDHQTKNAQALVDNAAAELVKDHEVTPKLLELTKDLVENEPKRKALASSILRHARPQATQDIVSEVYRIISS
- a CDS encoding FtsW/RodA/SpoVE family cell cycle protein, translating into MKEHLFKYLEGDRIIWIIAMIFALVSILAVYSSISSLAHKFQEGNTFYFLLKHGLMLVTGFGIMYGVHKIPHRYLFRLSQVLVWVAGILLLYTLLFGAEINQSKRWITIPFTNQSFQTSDLAKIVLVVYVARLLSQKRNQLSDLRQGVLPIMVPIMIIVFLILPANFSTAFLLLSTCLVMMFLAGVRIAHLLSLIAVGIAGFFLFLAVGSVVPGLDKRVDTWKSRMSSFMPSDAEEKVWDQETGTFIVKENTSGSEMDLQRNYQVEMAKIAIHRGGILPNGPGKGTSRNYMPHPYSDMIYAFIIEEYGSLLGGLGLLMLYIILLFRILRIARDSHKNFSMYLAAGLGFLLVFQALANMAVAVNLIPVTGQPLPLVSMGGTSLWFTCLALGIILSISRENQLPPSSKNRNRAIA
- the ftsZ gene encoding cell division protein FtsZ, with amino-acid sequence MSLEFNIPKERSSILKVIGVGGGGSNAVNHMYLQGIKGVDFIVCNTDQQALDISPVPFKVQIGQTLTGGRGAGAQPEVGRNAAVESIDELKDILADNTTMVFITAGMGGGTGTGAAPVIAQTAKEMGILTVGIVTIPFGFEGPRRKNLAEEGLENLRNSVDTLLVIKNDKLRELHGNLSVTNAFHESDNILTTAAKGIAEVISSIGYINVDMNDVNTVMKDSGVAIMGSATADGEGRAEKAVMKALESPLLNDNNIKGARHVLLNITFGTQDITMDELDEITHFIQAEAGDTAEVIMGYGQDDRLGEEISVTVIATGFEGNEPHSGFDKEPEKTYRELDEDVPTIITAPIEGEEITRPLTNPLGMDSQVPEDVPLPSQEDEQPFLKDASEEDLADKPLQQDLGFDFAEISGTRRTEEPQAEQQEAPEAEKKNYFDLFEDEKSIEEEMPQQETTLSEKTVEMEDEVFEERISLDEHRKRVEERMERIKEHGMKLRTPSGLSELESEPAYKRKNMKLDDVPHSSESNMSKYTLTDKDTEGITLSKNNPFLDKNVD
- a CDS encoding nicotinamide mononucleotide transporter, with the protein product MSISLDIVEWTAVLLNITYVVLAWYQKKACWIFGGLGSALSVYYFQHDAIRLYSEAGLYLFYVFVAIYGWWVWNRPDARPIHELEIKTHLSIILAGFLLATLLSSITSNYTDAARPFADSLSTVFGILATFLTIRKVLSNWIYWIIIDIFSIWLYISRESEVYALQMFLFAILALIGYLQWRKEYRIQDNA
- a CDS encoding GatB/YqeY domain-containing protein: MSIVDQINADIKSAMLAKERDKLDALRAVKSALLLEATKGSDSEVSDEVATKVMMKLQKQRLDAAAIYKEQGRDDLLEDEMKQAEVIASYLPEPMSEDEVEAEVRKIIAEVGATSMADMGKVMGKATAALSGKADGKVISGIVRKILN